The DNA window ATTTTTTTTGTGGAAAATTTGCCATTCTTATTCTGCTTTTTAATCTTGATTCTAATAGTCTTTCATATTCTTTCTTTAATACTTCATACAAAAATGTGTCATAACTTGTTTCTGTACTATTTGCTTCTTTTATATATTCTTTGAAATGTGTTTTTAATTTTGATAATTTTAATTCTTTTGAATATAATTCTATTTCTTCATATATTTTATTTTTGTTATTTTTCATAGTTTTATCAACTCTTTTAAATACTCTATTTGATTTCTCGAATATTGTTCTATTGCTCCTTCATATTTTATTTTTTCTTTTTTATTTTCTTCTTTTTCAGACAATATTTTTATTTTTGCCAGACTTATATCTTTTGGACTTATTTTTTCTAATTCATCTATTATATTTTTTATTTTGTTTATTTTTATGCTGTTTTCATATATGTATTCCAATAGCATTATGAATTCTTTTACATTTGTGGTAAAATACCTATGGTAAATTTCTTTAAGTTCTTTGGGAGCCTGATGCAATACTAAGCTATTATGCAATGCACCGGGCTTTCTTTTTAGTATTGAGAGATAATGTTCTATTTTTATTTGCCATTTATTAATTCCATATACTCTTGTATGTTCTGCTATGGGTTTTTCATCATATATTATTATTTTTTCTGGATATATTTTTACTTTTAACCAT is part of the Marinitoga litoralis genome and encodes:
- a CDS encoding Mu transposase domain-containing protein, producing the protein PPKYEFAIVKEAYVDKYSTITLNNCRYSVPAEYTNKWLKVKIYPEKIIIYDEKPIAEHTRVYGINKWQIKIEHYLSILKRKPGALHNSLVLHQAPKELKEIYHRYFTTNVKEFIMLLEYIYENSIKINKIKNIIDELEKISPKDISLAKIKILSEKEENKKEKIKYEGAIEQYSRNQIEYLKELIKL